In Carya illinoinensis cultivar Pawnee chromosome 10, C.illinoinensisPawnee_v1, whole genome shotgun sequence, one DNA window encodes the following:
- the LOC122278921 gene encoding flavonoid 3'-monooxygenase CYP75B137-like: MEWWRSYASIERLPSSTLTVLIGIFAMLWLLWAIQKQRKATIPPLPPGPRGLPIVGYLPFIGTELHTKFEQLGGIYGPIYKVWLANKLCIVISSPSLVKEVVRDQDAIFSNRDVNIATLAVTYGGADIAFSPNGPDWKMLRKMFVREMLSPANLDTTFALRKEEVMNTIKNVYDKKGTPIDLGEIAFVTVMNAIMNMLWGGMLRGEEGAKFGAEFKHIFAELLILLGKPNVLDLFPALASFDLQGIERKAKRISQIIEGVLQYAIDKQIKSLAKAKEEGMTQTRQKDFLQVLLELRERNDGAPSMSVTQLKAVLLDIVVAATDTITIMSEWVMARLMKHPEIMRKVNEELTEIVGLDNLVEESHLLKLHYLDVVIKETLRLHPPVPFLVPRTPSESSIIGGYHVPKGSKILLHVWAIQRDPKYWDNPLEFKPERFLNDPHGRFDYSGNNFKYFPFGSGRRICAGLTLGDRTLKYILASFFHSFEWKLPQGSEMDFSETFGLSVKKKIPVIAIPTPRLSKSELYTK; encoded by the exons ATGGAATGGTGGAGGTCCTATGCTAGCATTGAGAGATTACCTAGCTCAACTCTCACTGTTTTGATCGGTATATTTGCAATGTTATGGTTGTTGTGGGCCATCCAGAAACAAAGAAAGGCTACAATACCTCCATTGCCACCAGGTCCCCGTGGCTTGCCGATAGTCGGGTACCTTCCATTTATAGGTACAGAACTTCATACGAAATTTGAGCAATTGGGTGGGATCTATGGCCCAATCTATAAGGTCTGGCTTGCAAATAAATTGTGCATTGTGATTAGCTCACCCTCGCTAGTTAAAGAAGTTGTTCGTGACCAAGACGCAATATTTTCCAATCGTGATGTAAACATAGCTACACTTGCTGTCACATATGGGGGAGCTGATATTGCTTTTTCCCCGAATGGTCCTGATTGGAAGATGTTGCGAAAGATGTTTGTGAGAGAGATGCTAAGTCCAGCAAATCTTGATACTACCTTTGCTTTACGAAAAGAAGAGGTAATGAACACTATTAAAAATGTGTATGACAAAAAAGGCACCCCCATAGATTTAGGAGAAATAGCGTTTGTAACGGTGATGAATGCCATCATGAACATGTTGTGGGGTGGCATGCTACGTGGAGAGGAAGGGGCTAAGTTTGGAGCAGAGTTTAAGCAtatctttgcagaattactgaTCCTTCTAGGAAAACCAAATGTTTTGGACCTTTTTCCTGCTTTAGCAAGTTTTGATTTACAAGGGATAGAAAGGAAAGCAAAGAGGATTTCCCAAATCATTGAAGGAGTACTTCAATATGCCATTGACAAACAGATAAAGAGTTTGGCCAAGGCCAAGGAAGAGGGAATGACACAGACAAGACAAAAGGACTTTTTGCAAGTCCTCTTGGAACTAAGGGAGCGAAACGACGGTGCACCGTCAATGAGCGTGACCCAGCTCAAGGCCGTGCTTTTG GACATAGTGGTGGCTGCAACTGATACCATAACGATCATGTCAGAATGGGTGATGGCAAGGCTAATGAAGCATCCAGAGATAATGAGAAAAGTCAATGAAGAACTAACAGAAATTGTGGGGTTGGACAACTTAGTTGAAGAATCTCATTTGCTCAAATTACATTATTTAGATGTTGTGATTAAAGAGACGTTGCGTTTGCACCCACCTGTTCCTTTTCTAGTACCGCGTACTCCAAGTGAATCTAGTATCATTGGAGGGTACCATGTACCCAAAGGTTCTAAGATCTTGCTGCATGTTTGGGCTATACAAAGGGACCCAAAGTATTGGGACAATCCATTGGAATTTAAACCTGAGAGGTTTCTAAATGATCCTCATGGTAGATTTGATTATTCAGGCAacaattttaagtattttccaTTTGGGTCAGGGAGAAGAATATGTGCAGGGCTTACACTAGGGGATCGAACACTCAAATATATACTGGCTTCATTTTTTCATTCCTTCGAGTGGAAATTGCCACAGGGTTCAGAGATGGATTTTTCAGAAACTTTTGGTCTTTCTGTCAAGAAGAAGATTCCAGTCATTGCAATTCCAACACCAAGGTTATCTAAATCCGAGCTCTACACAAAATAG